From Firmicutes bacterium HGW-Firmicutes-1, one genomic window encodes:
- a CDS encoding 6-aminohexanoate hydrolase has translation MIRSYWPTCEWNFVSPQDVSMNIEKLSELDSYIKSQYKNINGIVIVKNGSITYENYYNGYKESDVHHVASVTKSVVSALAGIAIDQGYIKSVDQKVLEYFPEYQVSDEDFLKKAVTIKHLLTMTAPFPFSWKEGDSRSHEPLDRLRRQKDWVTYSLNLLGQKGQLGQFQYYTAGTHLLSAIITKATGKSMLEYANKELFRILGMKEIPDYEMKSFSLEAVFGKDIKGWTKDPQGITAGGFGLTLSPRDMARFGFLYLNQGMWEQKQVISREWILESISMNSNHYGYLWWLKDDNNLFSFSALGAGGNVICCIPEKDIVIAIASEIINNPKDRWPLIEKHILGAVSD, from the coding sequence GTGATTAGAAGTTATTGGCCGACCTGTGAATGGAACTTTGTATCACCACAAGACGTTAGTATGAACATTGAAAAATTAAGCGAACTTGACAGTTACATCAAGTCTCAATATAAGAATATCAATGGCATCGTCATTGTGAAAAATGGCAGTATTACTTATGAGAATTATTACAATGGTTATAAAGAGTCTGATGTTCATCATGTGGCTTCGGTAACCAAGAGTGTTGTATCTGCTCTTGCGGGGATTGCTATTGATCAAGGGTATATAAAAAGTGTCGATCAAAAGGTACTGGAGTATTTTCCAGAATATCAAGTATCAGATGAGGATTTTTTGAAGAAGGCAGTGACCATAAAACACCTACTTACTATGACAGCACCCTTTCCATTTTCATGGAAAGAAGGGGATTCTCGAAGTCATGAGCCATTAGATCGACTCAGAAGACAAAAGGACTGGGTTACGTATTCCCTAAATCTATTGGGTCAAAAGGGTCAACTGGGTCAATTTCAGTATTATACTGCAGGTACGCATTTGCTTTCAGCCATCATTACAAAAGCAACTGGAAAAAGTATGCTCGAGTATGCCAATAAAGAGTTGTTTAGAATATTGGGGATGAAGGAAATCCCTGATTATGAGATGAAATCGTTTAGCCTTGAGGCTGTGTTTGGGAAGGATATTAAAGGTTGGACTAAAGATCCACAAGGAATAACAGCAGGAGGATTCGGACTGACACTCTCACCTAGAGACATGGCACGCTTTGGATTTCTCTATTTAAACCAAGGAATGTGGGAGCAAAAACAAGTTATTTCGAGAGAATGGATTTTGGAGTCGATTAGTATGAATAGTAATCATTATGGCTATTTATGGTGGTTAAAGGATGATAATAATTTGTTTTCATTCTCGGCACTCGGAGCTGGCGGAAATGTTATTTGTTGTATTCCGGAGAAGGATATTGTGATTGCAATTGCATCAGAGATAATAAATAACCCAAAAGATAGATGGCCTTTGATTGAGAAACATATTCTAGGGGCTGTTAGTGATTGA
- a CDS encoding alpha/beta hydrolase yields MSIQAWIVKKIMKKVIPRDKDFNLRRKKTDELSRKYSLAKNVKLQQVQLGGVTGEWFFLENAPKGKVIVFLHGGGYCVGSITTYRQFTSILAKETGIRTLYVEYRLAPENPFPAALEDAISVYQSLLSEGIASKNIILVGDSAGGGLCLALTLALRDKGDALPAALALFSPLTDLTLTAKSYKTNAKKDPMVILEDQISLVEAYTRGQDTKNPLISPRYGNFNGFPPILIHTSDDEVLLDDSLNLAEKARKDGVQVNLKLWKGMFHVFTIFPKLTPEGKKSLKEITEYIKQYLKA; encoded by the coding sequence ATGAGTATACAAGCTTGGATAGTAAAAAAAATCATGAAGAAAGTAATACCAAGGGATAAAGATTTTAACTTAAGAAGAAAAAAAACTGATGAATTAAGCAGAAAATATTCATTAGCAAAGAATGTTAAATTACAACAGGTGCAGTTAGGTGGTGTAACAGGAGAGTGGTTTTTTTTAGAGAACGCACCTAAAGGCAAAGTCATTGTGTTTTTACATGGTGGGGGTTATTGTGTAGGATCCATAACTACTTACAGGCAGTTTACTAGTATTTTAGCTAAGGAGACGGGTATTAGAACACTATATGTGGAATATAGGTTAGCTCCTGAAAACCCATTTCCTGCAGCATTGGAGGATGCAATTTCAGTATACCAAAGCCTTTTATCTGAAGGAATAGCTTCTAAAAATATTATTCTTGTGGGAGATTCTGCGGGAGGAGGATTATGCTTAGCTTTGACATTAGCATTAAGAGACAAAGGAGATGCTTTACCAGCGGCGCTTGCTCTTTTTTCTCCGTTAACGGATCTTACCCTAACTGCCAAGAGCTATAAAACCAACGCGAAAAAAGACCCAATGGTGATTTTGGAAGATCAAATATCATTGGTGGAGGCCTATACAAGAGGCCAGGATACAAAAAATCCTTTGATTTCTCCAAGGTATGGAAATTTCAATGGATTTCCTCCTATACTTATACATACAAGTGACGATGAGGTATTGCTTGACGACTCATTAAATTTAGCAGAAAAGGCTAGAAAAGATGGAGTACAAGTAAACTTAAAGTTATGGAAGGGTATGTTCCATGTTTTTACTATATTTCCTAAGCTTACCCCAGAAGGGAAAAAGTCCCTCAAGGAAATTACAGAATATATAAAACAGTATTTGAAAGCCTAA
- the katE gene encoding catalase HPII (Catalase HPII; monofunctional catalase that decomposes hydrogen peroxide into water and oxygen; serves to protect cells from the toxic effects of hydrogen peroxide), with amino-acid sequence MDSIQKSNAPITEQSKEDQLAIFRVNHAENKLTTNQAICVSNTTDSLKAGNRGPTLMEDFHFREKLTHFDHERIPERVVHARGFGAHGYFQVYEPMKEFTKAIFLQDPSVKTPVFVRFSTVVGSRGSADTVRDARGFATKFYTEDGNYDLVANNIPVFFIQDAIKFPDVVHALKPEPHNEIPQASAAHDTFWDFVVNNTETAHMIMWLLSDRAIPRSFRMMEGFGVNTFRFVNDQGKASFIKFHWKPALGVHSLVWDEAQKLAGKDPDYHRRDIWEAINMGEFPEYEFGVQLIDEAEEFKFDFDILDPTKIWPEELIPVKIIGKMTLNRNVDNFFAETEQVAFHPGHVVPGIDFSNDPLLQGRLFSYLDTQLIRLGGPNFHEIPINRSVVPVHNNQRDGYHRMTIDQGTVSYFPNSMQNNTPTPVPSSQGGYEHYAEKVEGSKVRERNQSFANHFSQATLFWNSMSEIEKQHIIEAFHFEVGSVMDKEIKQKVVDMFNNVDGQLATQIALGIGAVSPQTPKPTESTTISSALSQANTKKDARTRKIAILADNGFNYEELTQVMDTLKNASVHTEIISKNLGMIVSSDGKQLEVGKNFVTTGSIKYDGVYIAGGKQSVDSLVQQGDAIHFVNEAFKHAKTIGASCEGVDLLMSTAVKNVTMASLEQSEIVNELGIITIRNAVNMSDFSNQYISTLAQHRHWDRQNQKEMVPA; translated from the coding sequence ATGGATTCAATTCAAAAAAGCAACGCTCCTATAACAGAGCAAAGTAAAGAGGATCAATTAGCTATTTTTCGAGTAAACCATGCCGAAAACAAACTTACTACGAATCAAGCTATCTGTGTATCTAATACAACCGATTCACTAAAGGCTGGTAACCGAGGCCCAACTCTTATGGAGGACTTCCACTTTAGAGAAAAGCTTACTCACTTTGACCACGAAAGAATTCCAGAACGAGTAGTTCATGCCCGTGGCTTTGGTGCTCACGGTTATTTTCAAGTTTATGAACCTATGAAGGAGTTTACAAAAGCAATATTTCTCCAAGATCCATCCGTAAAAACACCAGTCTTTGTACGTTTTTCTACTGTAGTTGGATCACGAGGTTCAGCAGATACTGTAAGAGACGCACGAGGATTTGCTACTAAGTTTTATACTGAGGATGGAAACTACGATCTCGTAGCTAATAATATTCCCGTATTTTTCATTCAAGACGCAATTAAGTTTCCAGATGTTGTACACGCTCTTAAACCTGAGCCACACAATGAAATACCACAGGCCTCTGCTGCTCACGATACTTTTTGGGACTTTGTAGTGAATAACACAGAAACTGCACATATGATTATGTGGCTGCTTTCAGATAGGGCTATTCCAAGAAGCTTTAGAATGATGGAAGGCTTTGGAGTGAACACCTTTAGATTCGTTAACGATCAGGGCAAAGCTAGTTTTATTAAATTTCATTGGAAGCCTGCTCTTGGGGTTCATTCTCTCGTTTGGGATGAGGCGCAAAAATTAGCAGGTAAGGATCCAGATTATCATCGAAGAGATATATGGGAAGCTATAAATATGGGCGAGTTCCCTGAATATGAATTTGGTGTTCAGCTGATAGATGAAGCGGAAGAGTTCAAATTTGATTTCGATATTCTAGATCCTACTAAAATATGGCCTGAAGAACTTATTCCAGTAAAGATAATTGGTAAAATGACGCTAAATAGAAACGTAGATAATTTCTTTGCAGAGACTGAGCAGGTTGCCTTTCATCCAGGTCATGTAGTGCCAGGAATAGACTTTAGCAATGATCCTTTGTTACAAGGTCGTCTATTTTCCTACTTAGATACACAACTTATCCGGCTGGGTGGACCCAACTTTCATGAAATACCGATAAATCGTTCTGTGGTACCTGTCCATAACAATCAGCGTGACGGTTACCACAGAATGACTATAGACCAAGGGACTGTTAGTTATTTTCCTAATTCTATGCAAAATAACACTCCTACCCCTGTTCCAAGTTCTCAAGGTGGCTATGAACATTATGCTGAAAAAGTTGAAGGATCTAAGGTTCGTGAGCGCAATCAAAGCTTTGCTAACCATTTTAGTCAAGCAACGCTTTTCTGGAATAGTATGTCCGAGATAGAGAAACAACATATTATTGAAGCATTCCACTTTGAGGTTGGAAGTGTTATGGATAAGGAGATTAAGCAGAAAGTTGTAGATATGTTTAATAATGTAGATGGACAACTAGCAACTCAAATAGCTTTAGGGATAGGTGCCGTATCGCCACAAACTCCAAAACCTACTGAGAGCACTACTATTTCATCAGCATTAAGCCAAGCTAACACAAAAAAAGATGCCCGAACAAGAAAGATAGCTATTTTAGCAGACAATGGATTTAACTACGAAGAGCTTACTCAAGTAATGGATACTCTTAAAAATGCTAGCGTACACACAGAAATAATAAGTAAGAATTTAGGCATGATAGTAAGTTCTGACGGAAAGCAATTAGAAGTTGGTAAAAACTTTGTTACCACCGGTTCTATAAAATATGACGGAGTCTATATAGCCGGAGGAAAGCAAAGTGTAGATAGCCTGGTCCAGCAAGGTGATGCTATACACTTTGTAAATGAAGCCTTTAAACATGCTAAGACAATAGGGGCTTCCTGTGAAGGAGTAGATCTATTAATGTCCACAGCTGTAAAGAATGTAACAATGGCCAGTCTAGAACAGTCAGAGATAGTTAATGAATTAGGCATAATTACTATACGAAATGCTGTTAATATGAGCGATTTCAGTAACCAATATATATCAACCCTTGCTCAGCATAGACACTGGGATCGTCAGAATCAAAAAGAAATGGTACCAGCTTGA
- a CDS encoding sugar ABC transporter substrate-binding protein, translating into MKKSISLFLVIMLIMVMVQGCGRAPQTNVPQTSETAETPATDGDGFAEDAVIGVALPWLGTQNWAEADEMFKSKLKVAGFEAIVQHADNKVTTQQQQIESMIQNGAKVIVVGPVDGSQLGAVLEEAAAAGIFIIGYDRLIENTTAIDGVVQFDSIKTGELQGQALLDGLAAKKGAGPYNIELFGGGPADPNAPNFFKGAMSVLQPKIDDGTIVVVSGQNEFTQCATLDWDNSKAQARMDSLLSGFYSDKEIDGVLCPNDGIARACITASEQAGQELPVTSGLDAENETVKWIWEGRQYSTIAKPTDTLVSKTIEIIKSLQAGNGMPAFDTDVNNGKKEVGIYALPPLVVTKENAKDAFANDPGRLELLK; encoded by the coding sequence ATGAAGAAATCAATATCGTTATTCCTCGTAATAATGCTTATCATGGTAATGGTACAGGGTTGCGGTCGCGCACCTCAAACCAACGTACCACAAACCAGCGAAACAGCTGAGACACCTGCTACAGACGGCGATGGGTTTGCCGAAGACGCAGTCATCGGCGTTGCACTGCCTTGGCTCGGAACTCAGAACTGGGCAGAAGCGGATGAGATGTTCAAAAGCAAATTGAAGGTTGCAGGCTTTGAAGCAATCGTCCAGCACGCAGACAACAAGGTTACCACGCAACAACAGCAGATTGAGTCGATGATTCAAAATGGTGCCAAGGTAATCGTTGTAGGTCCTGTGGACGGTTCCCAGCTTGGTGCGGTTCTAGAAGAAGCAGCTGCGGCTGGCATCTTCATCATCGGCTATGATCGCCTCATTGAGAACACTACCGCTATTGACGGCGTAGTGCAGTTCGACAGCATCAAGACCGGCGAACTTCAAGGGCAGGCTTTGCTAGATGGATTGGCTGCTAAAAAGGGAGCGGGTCCTTACAACATCGAGTTGTTCGGCGGCGGCCCTGCAGACCCCAACGCTCCCAACTTCTTCAAGGGTGCCATGTCAGTGCTCCAGCCTAAGATTGACGACGGTACTATAGTTGTAGTATCAGGCCAAAACGAGTTTACTCAGTGTGCTACTTTGGACTGGGACAATTCTAAAGCTCAAGCTCGTATGGACTCCCTTCTTTCCGGCTTCTACTCAGATAAGGAAATCGATGGTGTTCTCTGCCCTAACGACGGCATCGCTCGTGCGTGCATTACCGCATCTGAGCAGGCTGGTCAAGAGCTTCCTGTGACTTCGGGCCTCGACGCCGAGAACGAAACAGTTAAGTGGATTTGGGAAGGCAGACAGTATTCAACTATAGCTAAGCCAACAGACACGTTAGTAAGCAAAACGATTGAGATCATCAAATCGCTGCAAGCAGGAAACGGTATGCCTGCATTTGACACAGACGTGAACAATGGCAAGAAGGAAGTAGGCATCTACGCACTTCCTCCACTTGTTGTCACTAAGGAAAATGCAAAAGATGCATTTGCTAATGACCCAGGCCGCTTAGAGCTACTAAAGTAG
- a CDS encoding recombinase family protein has protein sequence MNIIEKIRLKKQVVRAVIYARFSSDNQREESIEAQLRAIKDYANKNNLIVVNEYIDKAKSATTDNRPQFLQMIADSKEEIFDLVLVHKLDRFARNRQDSIGYRMELKRHGVSLISVLEYLDDESPESLILESILEAMAEYYSKNLAREVHKGMKENALKGQHTGGHPPLGYDVNPQTKMLVINPKEAEVVKLIFNLYTQGKGYGAVIDELNLRNYRTKNGKHFAHGSLSGIIRNEKYIGLYIFNKSAAKDVDGIRHGGSKDESEIIKVEGVVPPIISKETFQLAQEIIKKRVRGDSRKIPKHIYVLSGKIICGECHGAFIGHSRYAGRSKSLQVAYRCSVRKNKHMCVNKEVRREYIEKIALRKLAEIVYDEAFISQLVKVYGNYQLGKNAELVKRREDLKENIIQFSKEIDNLLILASKVSSEALANKLTELEHLKIQSEAEYQRLCNNNNLKEVTEDMIKDSFKIVKQLFEASDLRSCKKLIELYVEKVVIYRDEAIVLYRLHPDMVHSCYEILLNRSSGTLADTTSPNDCVGEPSEVVLRGSKRYSFTSSRKKLQIQVNNCVLQLFCTP, from the coding sequence ATGAATATTATAGAAAAAATTCGATTAAAAAAACAAGTAGTTCGTGCAGTGATTTATGCGCGATTTAGTTCAGATAATCAGAGAGAGGAATCTATTGAAGCCCAACTAAGGGCAATCAAAGATTATGCCAATAAAAACAATTTGATTGTTGTGAATGAATATATTGATAAAGCAAAATCTGCAACTACAGATAATCGGCCACAATTCTTACAAATGATTGCAGATTCTAAAGAAGAAATCTTTGATTTGGTATTGGTTCATAAACTTGATCGTTTTGCTAGGAATCGGCAAGACAGTATTGGTTATCGTATGGAACTCAAACGTCATGGCGTTTCGCTCATCAGTGTCTTAGAGTACTTAGATGATGAAAGCCCAGAAAGTTTGATTTTAGAATCGATTTTGGAAGCTATGGCAGAATACTACTCTAAAAACCTTGCAAGGGAAGTTCACAAGGGTATGAAAGAAAATGCCTTGAAGGGCCAACATACAGGCGGACACCCGCCGCTGGGGTATGATGTAAACCCTCAAACAAAGATGTTAGTGATTAATCCAAAAGAAGCAGAAGTGGTAAAACTGATATTTAATTTATACACACAAGGTAAAGGCTACGGTGCGGTAATAGATGAATTAAATTTGCGAAATTACAGGACAAAAAATGGAAAACACTTCGCCCATGGTTCATTAAGTGGCATTATTAGAAATGAAAAATATATTGGTTTATATATTTTCAATAAGTCTGCAGCGAAAGATGTTGATGGAATCCGACATGGTGGTTCTAAAGACGAAAGTGAAATCATCAAAGTTGAAGGTGTAGTTCCACCTATAATATCAAAAGAAACTTTCCAACTTGCTCAAGAAATAATCAAGAAGCGTGTACGTGGCGATTCTCGTAAGATTCCTAAACACATTTATGTCTTAAGTGGAAAAATAATTTGTGGAGAATGTCATGGCGCTTTTATTGGACATTCTAGGTATGCTGGAAGAAGTAAATCCCTTCAAGTAGCGTATAGGTGTAGTGTAAGAAAAAACAAGCACATGTGCGTGAATAAAGAAGTGAGAAGAGAATATATTGAAAAAATAGCGCTTAGAAAACTAGCAGAAATCGTTTATGATGAGGCATTTATTTCTCAACTTGTTAAGGTCTATGGAAATTATCAACTGGGTAAAAATGCTGAACTAGTCAAGAGGAGAGAAGATCTTAAAGAAAATATTATTCAATTCTCGAAAGAAATCGATAATTTATTAATCCTAGCATCAAAGGTTTCATCTGAGGCGTTAGCAAATAAACTCACAGAACTTGAACATCTAAAAATTCAATCAGAAGCAGAGTATCAAAGGCTATGCAATAACAATAACTTGAAAGAAGTTACAGAAGATATGATAAAGGATTCATTTAAGATAGTAAAACAGCTATTTGAGGCCTCTGACTTAAGAAGTTGTAAAAAATTGATTGAGCTCTATGTTGAAAAAGTAGTGATATACAGAGATGAGGCTATTGTATTATACAGGCTTCATCCAGATATGGTCCATTCCTGTTACGAAATCTTACTTAACAGGAGTTCAGGTACCTTAGCAGATACAACAAGTCCTAACGATTGTGTTGGTGAACCAAGCGAAGTCGTTTTACGCGGCTCGAAGCGGTACAGCTTCACCTCCAGCCGTAAAAAGCTGCAAATACAGGTAAATAACTGTGTTTTGCAGCTTTTTTGTACCCCATAA
- a CDS encoding excinuclease ABC subunit A, giving the protein MQNITVKGARIHNLKNIDISIPKNKLIVATGVSGSGKSSLMFDIIFEEGRSQYLKSLGILSGIDDEDKYDSISGLGPTIAVQQSIIRQSNPRSTVGSKTGILNLLCLLYSGEGKDSNSEERLPPSYFSHNSPNGMCIKCSGRGFYNKIHLEKLVPDDCVTLREVFVKAGLTPGYERLLDRNYGSYMDSPFMLLSDELKSEVIYGHNVGGNSDKLSYCLTRIFEGHLYRKVEDVSHFYGKTICSECHGFRIGEEARSVFIGGKHIGELGKMTITELERFLEDLKNRETFSKFGDNIIKELLEKESSLIKVRLGYLTLYREMPSLSGGEIQRLFLTLHLDSKLDSLIYVLDEPTAGLHEAEKEGILASMKALRDLVNTVIVVEHDRNTIELADYVIDIGPKAGDLGGEVVYQGDLKGLLACQNSITGRYLSDEGMPVREQILIDVINQPGLTIKNARTNNLKDLTVSIPMGCLVGVAGLSGSGKSSLISDTLIPLLKASFLGKSGGADLENDEDQIDESEEIDSVETIAEKLEGIETISGYAEISQAPIGRKMNSNPATYIGIWDKIRKLFAEQPIAKERNFATGHFSFNSKGACSVCGGSGQETIWLGGNLKINKTCRECHGKRYNEEVLKVRVRDKSIYDILEMTVSEAVKFFKDQQGILSVLNVMKRIGMGYIKLGQPTPTLSGGEAQRIKLAKEIGKKRRGNVLYVLDEPTTGLSLYDTAKLIALLDELVKKGNSVVVVEHDPDLLKVCDWIIELGPSGGEDGGYLIASGAPLTLKDNPNSMTGRYL; this is encoded by the coding sequence ATGCAAAATATTACAGTTAAGGGTGCGAGGATTCACAACCTCAAGAATATTGATATATCAATTCCCAAAAACAAATTAATAGTGGCAACAGGTGTTAGCGGATCAGGTAAATCCAGCCTTATGTTCGACATCATCTTTGAAGAAGGTCGTAGCCAATACTTAAAATCCTTGGGAATATTATCAGGAATTGATGATGAAGACAAATATGATAGCATATCCGGATTAGGTCCAACTATTGCAGTTCAGCAGAGCATTATCAGACAGAGTAATCCGCGTTCAACAGTAGGGTCAAAGACAGGTATTTTGAACCTTTTATGCTTGCTTTATTCTGGAGAGGGAAAAGATAGTAACTCAGAGGAGCGTCTTCCACCGAGTTACTTCTCACACAACTCACCGAATGGCATGTGTATTAAGTGTTCTGGGCGTGGATTCTACAATAAGATTCATTTAGAAAAATTGGTACCAGATGATTGTGTAACCCTTAGAGAGGTGTTCGTGAAAGCTGGTTTAACTCCAGGTTATGAAAGACTTTTAGATAGGAATTACGGGTCATACATGGATTCACCATTTATGTTACTATCCGATGAATTAAAGTCTGAAGTTATTTATGGTCACAATGTTGGTGGTAATTCAGATAAGCTTAGTTATTGTCTGACAAGAATCTTTGAGGGTCATCTTTATAGGAAAGTTGAAGATGTTAGTCATTTTTACGGCAAGACAATATGTTCAGAGTGCCATGGTTTTAGAATTGGTGAAGAGGCACGAAGTGTCTTTATTGGTGGCAAGCATATCGGCGAGCTGGGTAAAATGACCATTACAGAACTGGAAAGATTTCTTGAAGATTTGAAGAATAGAGAAACCTTTTCGAAATTTGGGGATAATATCATTAAGGAACTACTAGAAAAAGAGAGTAGCTTGATTAAGGTGAGACTGGGTTATTTAACACTTTACAGAGAAATGCCAAGTCTAAGTGGCGGGGAGATTCAAAGACTTTTTTTAACCTTGCATTTAGATTCAAAACTGGACTCACTTATTTATGTTCTTGACGAACCAACAGCAGGGCTTCACGAAGCTGAAAAAGAAGGCATACTTGCATCCATGAAGGCGTTAAGGGATTTAGTGAATACAGTTATTGTTGTAGAGCATGATAGAAACACCATTGAACTCGCTGATTATGTCATAGATATTGGTCCTAAAGCTGGGGACTTAGGTGGAGAAGTAGTCTACCAGGGAGATTTAAAAGGTTTACTAGCGTGTCAGAACTCTATAACAGGAAGATATCTTTCTGATGAAGGAATGCCAGTAAGAGAGCAGATACTAATTGATGTAATCAATCAACCTGGGCTTACAATTAAAAACGCTAGGACAAATAACCTAAAAGATCTTACTGTTTCTATTCCAATGGGGTGTTTAGTGGGTGTTGCTGGGTTATCTGGAAGTGGTAAAAGTTCACTTATTTCTGATACATTGATTCCGTTATTGAAAGCCTCTTTTTTAGGTAAATCAGGTGGTGCCGACCTAGAAAATGATGAAGATCAGATAGATGAAAGTGAAGAAATTGATAGTGTTGAAACGATTGCAGAAAAGCTTGAAGGCATCGAAACTATTTCAGGTTATGCTGAAATCTCACAAGCACCTATAGGAAGAAAAATGAATTCAAATCCTGCAACCTACATCGGAATATGGGATAAGATTCGTAAGCTTTTTGCAGAACAACCCATAGCGAAAGAAAGGAATTTTGCAACAGGACATTTCTCATTCAATTCTAAAGGTGCTTGTTCTGTTTGTGGTGGCAGTGGACAAGAAACAATTTGGCTTGGGGGTAATCTTAAAATCAACAAGACCTGCAGAGAGTGCCATGGAAAACGGTATAACGAAGAGGTATTAAAAGTTAGGGTTAGAGATAAAAGTATTTATGACATTCTTGAAATGACGGTTTCTGAAGCTGTTAAGTTTTTTAAAGACCAACAAGGCATTCTTTCGGTTCTGAATGTAATGAAGCGCATCGGAATGGGCTATATTAAATTAGGTCAACCAACACCCACACTAAGCGGCGGAGAAGCTCAAAGAATCAAGCTTGCTAAGGAAATCGGTAAAAAACGAAGAGGGAATGTGTTGTATGTATTAGATGAACCTACTACAGGGCTTAGTTTGTATGACACTGCAAAGCTTATAGCGTTACTCGATGAACTTGTTAAAAAAGGGAACTCTGTGGTTGTTGTGGAACACGATCCGGATCTACTTAAAGTCTGTGATTGGATTATTGAACTTGGACCAAGTGGAGGGGAAGATGGCGGTTATTTAATCGCATCGGGGGCACCTTTAACGCTTAAGGATAATCCGAATTCTATGACAGGGAGGTATTTATAG
- a CDS encoding ABC transporter ATP-binding protein, which translates to MEHPLILQMQGITKLFPGVRALDDVSLEVHRGTILAICGENGAGKSTLMKVLSGVYPHGSYEGKIIYMGREMVFKDIKESESAGIVIIHQELAMIPELSITENIFLGNEIMKYGLIDWDAERKRTVELLERVGLSIDPNTLIKHMGVGQQQLVEIAKALSKNVKLLILDEPTSALNEADSANLLELMHGLKDRDITCIMISHKLNEIAAIADAVTVIRDGRTVETYSVEAGHVDEDRIIRAMVGRSIENRYPAHESKLGEVIFEVTDWRVEDPNNPGRLVCKNSSFFVRAGEIVGFAGLMGAGRTELMRSIFGRNYGVHLGGSIKVKGKEIRVTSVASAIRQGIAYVPEDRKNLGLNLLDSIRKTTVSANLRAILRGGLLDMEQEFQVAEEYRRSLNVKTQSVDHGVATLSGGNQQKVVLGKWMFTEPDVLILDEPTRGIDVGAKYEIYRLIHELADQGKAVIIISSELPELLGISDKIYTIFEGNITGVIDRHEAKQEILMKMMTNTSGSESKARKDEKSL; encoded by the coding sequence ATGGAACATCCTTTAATACTACAGATGCAAGGTATCACCAAACTTTTTCCGGGCGTGCGTGCGCTCGACGATGTGTCGCTGGAGGTACATCGAGGCACCATTCTCGCAATTTGCGGCGAGAATGGTGCGGGGAAATCAACTTTGATGAAGGTTCTTTCTGGTGTTTATCCTCACGGCTCCTATGAAGGAAAGATTATCTATATGGGCCGTGAAATGGTATTCAAGGACATCAAAGAATCGGAAAGTGCTGGCATAGTTATTATTCACCAAGAGCTGGCAATGATTCCAGAGCTATCCATTACTGAAAACATCTTTTTGGGAAACGAGATCATGAAGTATGGGTTGATTGACTGGGACGCCGAACGGAAACGGACGGTAGAGCTGCTTGAGAGGGTAGGGTTGAGTATTGATCCCAACACCTTGATTAAGCACATGGGCGTAGGCCAGCAGCAACTGGTGGAAATCGCGAAGGCACTTTCCAAAAACGTTAAGTTACTAATTCTCGATGAGCCGACCTCCGCACTCAATGAGGCCGACTCCGCGAACTTGCTCGAGCTCATGCACGGCTTAAAAGACAGGGACATCACCTGTATCATGATTTCGCACAAGCTCAACGAGATAGCGGCAATAGCAGATGCTGTCACAGTCATCCGCGACGGACGCACTGTCGAAACCTACTCCGTTGAAGCGGGACACGTCGATGAGGACCGCATCATCCGCGCTATGGTAGGACGCTCCATTGAAAACCGCTATCCCGCTCATGAATCTAAACTCGGCGAGGTCATCTTCGAGGTGACCGATTGGCGTGTAGAAGACCCCAATAATCCGGGGCGGCTGGTATGTAAGAACTCCAGTTTCTTTGTCAGAGCCGGAGAGATCGTCGGCTTCGCCGGTCTTATGGGTGCGGGAAGAACTGAGCTGATGCGGTCTATCTTTGGGCGAAACTACGGCGTCCACCTTGGAGGCTCTATCAAAGTCAAGGGCAAAGAGATACGCGTCACATCGGTTGCCTCCGCAATCCGTCAGGGCATCGCTTATGTGCCCGAGGATCGCAAGAACTTGGGGCTCAATTTGTTAGACAGCATCCGCAAAACCACTGTGTCGGCAAATCTAAGGGCAATTTTACGCGGGGGGCTCCTTGATATGGAACAGGAATTTCAGGTTGCCGAAGAGTACCGCCGTTCCTTAAATGTCAAGACGCAAAGCGTTGACCACGGAGTGGCCACCTTGTCCGGAGGGAACCAGCAAAAGGTTGTTTTGGGCAAGTGGATGTTTACAGAGCCGGATGTTCTGATTCTTGACGAGCCCACCCGTGGGATTGATGTTGGCGCCAAGTACGAAATTTATCGCCTAATTCATGAACTTGCAGATCAGGGGAAAGCAGTCATAATCATTTCCTCCGAGTTGCCCGAGCTACTTGGTATATCAGACAAAATTTATACCATTTTTGAGGGAAACATAACGGGCGTGATAGACCGCCATGAGGCCAAGCAGGAAATACTCATGAAAATGATGACAAACACCTCTGGGTCAGAATCTAAAGCAAGAAAGGATGAAAAGTCGTTATGA